The following are encoded in a window of Primulina eburnea isolate SZY01 chromosome 4, ASM2296580v1, whole genome shotgun sequence genomic DNA:
- the LOC140829383 gene encoding homeobox-leucine zipper protein HDG11-like, whose amino-acid sequence MLLISFLSRVGDFSSGEVKESSMEFSVGGGGGSSGGDHPDASDSHRRRKRYHRHTAHQIQTLESMFKECPHPDEKTRNQLSKELALHPRQIKFWFQNRRTQTKTQHERADNCALRAENDKIRCENIAIREALKNVICPSCGGPPVEDSYFDEQKLRMENALMKEELDRVSSIASKYIGRPISQLPSVMPVHASSWDLSMASFGGHGDLVPGPSLDLDLLSGSSSSVMPSLVFPPVSISEMDKSVMTEMATNAMNELIRLLQSNEPLWVKSSTDGREILVSENYERFFPRPNSHLRNPEARMEASRASGVVIMNGLALVDKFMDVDKWVEMFPTIVSRATTICVISSGILGSQSGTLQLMYEELQMLTALLPIRQLYFLRLCQQIKQGTWAIIDVSYDLPQQEIQFTSSCKAHKLPSGCLIQEMPNGYSKVSWMEHWEIEDKVPVHGLYRDLIRTGVAFGAERWLSTLQRISERFACLMVTESSTTDFGGGVIPSAEGKRSMVKLAQRLVKSFCSSINPSNGQRWTTISRLNEFEVRATSHKSTDPGQLSGVVLCAAATLWLPVSPHNVFNFLRDERTRPQWDVLSNQYPVQEVAHIANGSHPGNCISVLRAFNAGQNNTLILQESCIDASGSLIAYCPVDIPAIEIAMRGDDPSYIPLLPSGFTISPSGEPNHLHSAEGGGDGASTSSTPVIAAESSGSLVTVMFQILVSGMQSSGMTAESVATINNLISNTVHQIKSALNCTTS is encoded by the exons ATGCttttaatatcatttttatcgCGGGTCGGAGATTTTTCTTCTGGTGAGGTGAAAGAATCATCGATGGAGTTTAGCGTCGGCGGCGGTGGCGGCTCAAGTGGTGGAGACCACCCCGATGCCTCCGATTCTCATCGAAGGAGAAAACGTTACCATCGCCACACGGCTCATCAAATTCAGACCCTTGAATC AATGTTCAAAGAATGTCCCCATCCAGACGAGAAGACCAGGAATCAGTTGAGCAAGGAGTTGGCTTTGCATCCTAGGCAGATCAAATTTTGGTTTCAAAATCGAAGGACTCAGACGAAg ACACAACATGAAAGAGCAGATAACTGCGCGCTTAGAGCAGAAAATGATAAGATTAGATGTGAAAATATAGCAATTAGAGAAGCCCTCAAGAATGTGATCTGTCCCTCTTGTGGAGGCCCTCCAGTTGAAGATTCATACTTTGATGAGCAAAAACTGCGAATGGAAAATGCCTTAATGAAAGAAGAG CTGGACCGTGTCTCAAGTATTGCGTCAAAATATATCGGGCGGCCTATTTCACAACTCCCATCAGTGATGCCTGTTCATGCATCTTCATGGGATTTATCCATGGCAAGTTTTGGAGGTCACGGAGATTTAGTTCCCGGCCCTTCCCTTGATCTCGATCTTCTTTCGGGAAGTTCATCAAGTGTAATGCCGAGTTTAGTCTTCCCTCCAGTGAGCATTTCAGAAATGGATAAATCTGTCATGACAGAAATGGCAACCAATGCCATGAATGAACTGATTAGGCTCTTGCAGAGCAATGAGCCTCTTTGGGTTAAGTCCTCAACAGATGGTAGGGAGATTCTTGTTTCCGAAAACTACGAGAGATTTTTCCCAAGGCCTAATAGTCATTTAAGAAATCCAGAGGCACGAATGGAAGCTTCGAGAGCTTCTGGTGTGGTGATAATGAATGGTTTGGCTTTGGTTGACaagtttatggatgtg GATAAATGGGTTGAAATGTTTCCGACTATCGTTTCGAGGGCAACAACTATATGCGTGATATCATCTGGAATTCTTGGAAGCCAAAGTGGCACATTGCAGTTG ATGTATGAAGAATTGCAAATGCTTACAGCATTGCTACCAATTAGACAACTCTATTTTCTTCGCTTATGTCAGCAGATCAAGCAAGGCACTTGGGCTATAATCGATGTTTCTTATGATCTTCCTCAACAAGAGATCCAATTCACTTCTTCGTGCAAAGCTCACAAGCTTCCTTCTGGATGCTTGATACAAGAGATGCCAAATGGTTACTCTAAG GTTTCTTGGATGGAACATTGGGAGATAGAAGACAAAGTTCCGGTTCATGGACTTTATAGAGACCTGATTCGGACCGGAGTGGCTTTTGGAGCCGAAAGATGGCTTTCTACTCTTCAAAggatttctgaaagatttgcttGTTTGATGGTTACTGAAAGTTCAACCACAGATTTTGGTGGAGGCG TGATTCCATCAGCCGAAGGCAAAAGAAGCATGGTGAAACTTGCACAAAGGTTGGTGAAAAGCTTCTGTTCAAGCATCAACCCTTCGAATGGCCAACGATGGACCACGATATCAAGATTAAATGAGTTTGAAGTCCGAGCCACGTCTCATAAGAGCACTGATCCTGGCCAGCTCAGCGGTGTCGTGCTTTGTGCAGCCGCTACTCTCTGGCTTCCTGTCTCTCCGCATAACGTCTTCAATTTTCTTAGGGACGAGAGAACTCGACCTCAG tgGGATGTTCTCTCAAATCAATATCCGGTTCAAGAGGTTGCTCACATTGCAAATGGTTCTCACCCCGGGAACTGCATATCTGTTCTTCGG GCGTTCAATGCTGGCCAAAACAATACGTTAATCCTCCAAGAAAGCTGCATAGACGCTTCCGGCTCACTCATCGCGTACTGCCCTGTCGATATACCAGCCATCGAAATAGCAATGAGAGGAGACGACCCTTCCTACATCCCATTACTCCCGTCCGGTTTCACAATATCCCCCAGTGGCGAGCCTAATCACCTCCATTCCGCAGAGGGAGGAGGTGACGGAGCTTCAACTAGCTCCACACCCGTCATCGCTGCCGAATCCTCAGGTTCACTCGTAACAGTAATGTTTCAAATACTTGTGAGTGGCATGCAATCCTCGGGAATGACCGCCGAATCCGTCGCAACAATTAATAACCTTATTAGCAACACTGTCCACCAGATTAAATCCGCCTTGAACTGCACCACTTCCTGA